One region of Oryza sativa Japonica Group chromosome 5, ASM3414082v1 genomic DNA includes:
- the HIRL1 gene encoding hypersensitive-induced response protein-like protein 1 isoform 2 (isoform 2 is encoded by transcript variant 3) — translation MGNLFCCVQVDQSTVAIREQFGKFDAVLEPGCHCLPWFAGKRIAGHLTLRLQQLDVRCETKTKDNVFVNVVASIQYRALAGKANDAFYKLSNTRSQIQAYVFDVIRASVPKLNLDDAFEQKNDIAKAVEDELEKAMSAYGFEIVQTLIVDIEPDEHVKRAMNEINAAARLRVAANEKAEAEKIVQIKRAEGEAEAKYLSGLGIARQRQAIVDGLRDSVLGFSVNVPGTTAKDVMDMVLITQYFDTMKEIGASSKASSVFIPHGPGAVRDIATQIRDGLLQGQATTTSH, via the exons ATGGGCAATTTGTTCTGCTGTGTTCAAGTTGATCAGTCTACAGTGGCCATTAGAGAACAGTTCGGGAAGTTTGATGCTGTGCTTGAGCCAGGATGTCACTGCCTGCCTTGGTTTGCTGGGAAGCGTATAGCTGGCCATCTCACACTCAGGTTGCAGCAACTGGATGTGCGCTGTGAAACCAAGACAAAG GACAATGTGTTTGTCAATGTTGTGGCATCGATCCAGTACAGAGCTTTGGCTGGCAAGGCAAATGATGCTTTCTACAAGCTGAGCAACACAAGATCTCAGATCCAAGCTTATGTCTTCGATG TGATCAGGGCAAGTGTTCCGAAGCTGAACCTGGACGACGCATTTGAGCAGAAGAACGACATAGCAAAGGCAGTGGAGGATGAGCTGGAGAAGGCTATGTCTGCTTACGGGTTTGAGATTGTTCAGACGCTCATCGTTGACATTGAGCCAGACGAGCACGTGAAGCGAGCGATGAATGAAATCAATGCAG CTGCGAGGCTGAGGGTGGCTGCAAACGAGAAGGCAGAGGCAGAGAAGATCGTGCAGATAAAGAGGGCGGAGGGAGAAGCGGAAGCAAAGTACCTGTCGGGGCTGGGTATCGCGAGGCAGCGTCAGGCGATCGTGGATGGGTTGAGGGACAGCGTGCTGGGGTTCTCAGTGAACGTGCCGGGCACCACGGCCAAGGACGTGATGGACATGGTGCTCATCACCCAGTACTTCGACACCATGAAGGAGATCGGCGCCTCCTCAAAGGCCTCCTCCGTCTTCATCCCCCATGGCCCCGGCGCCGTCCGCGACATCGCCACGCAGATCCGCGACGGCCTTCTTCAGGGCCAGGCTACCACCACCTCCCATTAG
- the HIRL1 gene encoding hypersensitive-induced response protein-like protein 1 isoform 1 (isoform 1 is encoded by transcript variant 1), with protein MNKGTAGSYLRTAAMGNLFCCVQVDQSTVAIREQFGKFDAVLEPGCHCLPWFAGKRIAGHLTLRLQQLDVRCETKTKDNVFVNVVASIQYRALAGKANDAFYKLSNTRSQIQAYVFDVIRASVPKLNLDDAFEQKNDIAKAVEDELEKAMSAYGFEIVQTLIVDIEPDEHVKRAMNEINAAARLRVAANEKAEAEKIVQIKRAEGEAEAKYLSGLGIARQRQAIVDGLRDSVLGFSVNVPGTTAKDVMDMVLITQYFDTMKEIGASSKASSVFIPHGPGAVRDIATQIRDGLLQGQATTTSH; from the exons ATGAATAAAG GTACGGCCGGAAGCTATCTAAGGACTGCAGCTATGGGCAATTTGTTCTGCTGTGTTCAAGTTGATCAGTCTACAGTGGCCATTAGAGAACAGTTCGGGAAGTTTGATGCTGTGCTTGAGCCAGGATGTCACTGCCTGCCTTGGTTTGCTGGGAAGCGTATAGCTGGCCATCTCACACTCAGGTTGCAGCAACTGGATGTGCGCTGTGAAACCAAGACAAAG GACAATGTGTTTGTCAATGTTGTGGCATCGATCCAGTACAGAGCTTTGGCTGGCAAGGCAAATGATGCTTTCTACAAGCTGAGCAACACAAGATCTCAGATCCAAGCTTATGTCTTCGATG TGATCAGGGCAAGTGTTCCGAAGCTGAACCTGGACGACGCATTTGAGCAGAAGAACGACATAGCAAAGGCAGTGGAGGATGAGCTGGAGAAGGCTATGTCTGCTTACGGGTTTGAGATTGTTCAGACGCTCATCGTTGACATTGAGCCAGACGAGCACGTGAAGCGAGCGATGAATGAAATCAATGCAG CTGCGAGGCTGAGGGTGGCTGCAAACGAGAAGGCAGAGGCAGAGAAGATCGTGCAGATAAAGAGGGCGGAGGGAGAAGCGGAAGCAAAGTACCTGTCGGGGCTGGGTATCGCGAGGCAGCGTCAGGCGATCGTGGATGGGTTGAGGGACAGCGTGCTGGGGTTCTCAGTGAACGTGCCGGGCACCACGGCCAAGGACGTGATGGACATGGTGCTCATCACCCAGTACTTCGACACCATGAAGGAGATCGGCGCCTCCTCAAAGGCCTCCTCCGTCTTCATCCCCCATGGCCCCGGCGCCGTCCGCGACATCGCCACGCAGATCCGCGACGGCCTTCTTCAGGGCCAGGCTACCACCACCTCCCATTAG
- the HIRL1 gene encoding hypersensitive-induced response protein-like protein 1 isoform X1: protein MNKGRAGSYLRTAAMGNLFCCVQVDQSTVAIREQFGKFDAVLEPGCHCLPWFAGKRIAGHLTLRLQQLDVRCETKTKDNVFVNVVASIQYRALAGKANDAFYKLSNTRSQIQAYVFDVIRASVPKLNLDDAFEQKNDIAKAVEDELEKAMSAYGFEIVQTLIVDIEPDEHVKRAMNEINAAARLRVAANEKAEAEKIVQIKRAEGEAEAKYLSGLGIARQRQAIVDGLRDSVLGFSVNVPGTTAKDVMDMVLITQYFDTMKEIGASSKASSVFIPHGPGAVRDIATQIRDGLLQGQATTTSH, encoded by the exons ATGAATAAAGGAAG GGCCGGAAGCTATCTAAGGACTGCAGCTATGGGCAATTTGTTCTGCTGTGTTCAAGTTGATCAGTCTACAGTGGCCATTAGAGAACAGTTCGGGAAGTTTGATGCTGTGCTTGAGCCAGGATGTCACTGCCTGCCTTGGTTTGCTGGGAAGCGTATAGCTGGCCATCTCACACTCAGGTTGCAGCAACTGGATGTGCGCTGTGAAACCAAGACAAAG GACAATGTGTTTGTCAATGTTGTGGCATCGATCCAGTACAGAGCTTTGGCTGGCAAGGCAAATGATGCTTTCTACAAGCTGAGCAACACAAGATCTCAGATCCAAGCTTATGTCTTCGATG TGATCAGGGCAAGTGTTCCGAAGCTGAACCTGGACGACGCATTTGAGCAGAAGAACGACATAGCAAAGGCAGTGGAGGATGAGCTGGAGAAGGCTATGTCTGCTTACGGGTTTGAGATTGTTCAGACGCTCATCGTTGACATTGAGCCAGACGAGCACGTGAAGCGAGCGATGAATGAAATCAATGCAG CTGCGAGGCTGAGGGTGGCTGCAAACGAGAAGGCAGAGGCAGAGAAGATCGTGCAGATAAAGAGGGCGGAGGGAGAAGCGGAAGCAAAGTACCTGTCGGGGCTGGGTATCGCGAGGCAGCGTCAGGCGATCGTGGATGGGTTGAGGGACAGCGTGCTGGGGTTCTCAGTGAACGTGCCGGGCACCACGGCCAAGGACGTGATGGACATGGTGCTCATCACCCAGTACTTCGACACCATGAAGGAGATCGGCGCCTCCTCAAAGGCCTCCTCCGTCTTCATCCCCCATGGCCCCGGCGCCGTCCGCGACATCGCCACGCAGATCCGCGACGGCCTTCTTCAGGGCCAGGCTACCACCACCTCCCATTAG
- the LOC107276523 gene encoding inactive protein RESTRICTED TEV MOVEMENT 2, translating to MASNKQGGGKQQAAAASPGPDQKDEELDPKFEWLDNANNFLLRLYLTGFKKEDFRVQVDGTGKLTVRGQRPAAGSKHNTRFHKVFQLPSNANIDDITGRFEASVLTITVPKRPAPTSSAPAPTSVQEIKQKAPTAKQEPQPQFDEAPNKKKQQQEEEEEAAKKKQQQLQEEEEATKKKQQEEEEEAAAKKTKKLQEEEAIAKHKPATTTERKQAEPTTAAPLPGHVVDRESLAEKVKRRAEEECAKAAAAAEEKTATALSRWRERVAGELEHLGDMRWAEGVVETARRNKDVIATAVAAFSLGFFVSHKFFCRR from the exons ATGGCGAGCAACAAGCAAGGAGGAGGCAAGCAGCAGGCAGCTGCTGCTAGTCCTGGTCCTGATCAGAAAGATGAAGAGCTTGACCCCAAGTTCGAGTGGCTCGACAATGCCAACaacttcctcctccgcctctaCCTCACTG GTTTCAAGAAGGAAGATTTCAGGGTGCAAGTAGACGGCACGGGCAAGCTGACCGTCCGGGGGcagcgccccgccgccggcagcaaGCACAACACCCGCTTCCACAAGGTCTTCCAGCTGCCCTCCAACGCTAACATCGACGACATCACCGGCCGCTTCGAGGCCAGCGTCCTCACCATCACCGTCCCCAAGCGCCCCGCCccgacctcctccgcgccaGCTCCCACCTCCGTACAGGAGATCAAGCAGAAAGCGCCTACCGCCAAGCAGGAGCCCCAACCCCAATTCGACGAGGCACCCAACAAGAAGAAACAacaacaggaggaggaggaagaagcagccaagaagaagcagcagcagctgcaggaagaggaagaagcaaCCAAGAAGAAgcaacaggaggaggaggaagaagcagcCGCCAAGAAGACGAAGAAACTGCAGGAGGAAGAGGCGATTGCCAAGCACAAGCCTGCAACGACGACCGAGAGGAAGCAGGCAGAGCCTACTACTGCTGCACCGCTACCGGGGCATGTCGTCGATCGGGAGAGCCTGGCGGAGAAGGTGAAGCGGCGCGCCGAGGAAGAGTGCGCcaaggcggcggctgcggcggaggagaagacggcgacggcgttgaGCAGGTGGAGAGAGCGCGTGGCGGGGGAGCTGGAGCATCTGGGAGACATGAGGTGGGCGGAGGGCGTGGTggagacggcgaggaggaacaaGGAtgtcatcgccaccgccgtcgccgccttctcccTCGGCTTCTTCGTCTCCCACAAGTTCTTCTGCAGGAGgtga